A stretch of the Sphingobacterium thalpophilum genome encodes the following:
- a CDS encoding dihydrofolate reductase family protein → MRKLSLFIAMSLDGYIAKPNDDLSFLKLVEKEGEDYGYTQFSNSIDTIIIGRKTYDYVVREIGATHYDNGQRDIYVITRTDKPSLGRTTFYTGNLVELVQQLKSQTGKNIYCDGGAEIINELLLNDLIDELIISVIPILLGAGTKLFKEGIPEQPLQLVAAQTYDTGLTQVHYRKKR, encoded by the coding sequence ATGCGTAAACTATCACTCTTTATTGCGATGAGCTTAGACGGTTACATTGCGAAACCCAATGACGATCTCAGCTTTCTGAAGCTGGTGGAAAAGGAAGGAGAAGATTATGGATATACTCAATTTTCAAACTCCATAGATACCATAATCATAGGTAGGAAAACTTATGACTATGTGGTTAGGGAAATCGGCGCCACCCACTACGACAACGGGCAAAGAGACATTTATGTTATCACTAGAACGGACAAGCCCTCTTTAGGAAGGACAACTTTTTATACTGGAAATTTAGTGGAGCTTGTCCAACAACTCAAATCTCAAACGGGGAAAAATATCTATTGTGACGGGGGTGCAGAAATAATAAACGAACTCCTGCTGAACGATTTAATCGATGAGTTGATCATATCTGTTATTCCGATACTGTTAGGTGCTGGCACAAAACTCTTTAAGGAAGGAATTCCCGAACAGCCTCTTCAGCTCGTAGCAGCTCAAACTTACGATACGGGTTTAACGCAGGTACACTATC